AAAGGTGGCTCCGCCTTTTATAGCAACCGCTGAAAGCTCCGGGGTCAACATGAAAATGCCCATAAGCAACACAAAGAGAATCACACTTTGGCGAGTAGGTCCAAGGTAAAGCCAGCCCGGAGGTTCAAGTTTTAAGAGCCAGGCATAGCTAAAGAGTGTTATCAAGCCAATGGCAAATCCGCCAAAGACATCGGATGGGTAGTGTACTCCCAGATATACTCTGGAAAAGCCAACTCCGGCAATCAGAAGGGCGGCAATTGCATAAGCGCGCTTGTCTTTGAGCTCCCAGGCCAGCCAACCCCACAGCACCATGGCACCCTGGGAATGTCCACTGGGAAATGACCAGTCATCAGCATGAACCAGATGTTCAATGACATCTGGACGGGGAATTTCAAAGATTCCTTTGATAACCGCATTAAGAACGAAGGTAAAAAGTAGAACCATCCCGGTGCGACCCATGACATCTTTGCGCCATAACCAGTAAGCCAATGGTAGGAACAGGAGAAAGAATTCTTCATCACCCAAAAAAGTGAATATCTTCATGATCGGTGTCAGCCACTCAGCTCGAATTGATAATACCCATTCCATACAACCCTCCTGTTCAAATTCTTAGATGTTATAATATAAACCTGTGAAGACACAATGCATTGTGTCTCTACATATATTGAATCGCTACAAGTTCCACGACAATCGCCACTGATAACGCCAAGCTAGGGACGCTTCGCCCTCCAGCGGATGGGACTGCCAGATCGGAAAATAAAGACCTGCTGTAAATAGTGATTTGTGTTCGAAACCAAATCCAGCTGCATGGTGTGGACTGGCTTCACTAAGAGAGATACCTGCCTGATCATGGATCATACTGCTGGCGAAAAGCTTCACCTGGAACCACGACACCCAGTAACCACCAGATATGCTCACGCCCACATAATTTTTGGGCTGCCCGGTTATCCTGGATTGTCCTCTAAATTTTGGCAGGGCTGCCAGGTTATCCTGCCAGGCATAATCGTGGGTGAATTGGTATGGAACAGGTGTGCCTACAGATTGTGAACCCGCCTCTATTTGTAGCCCTCCAGATAACCAATTCCAGAAAACGCCTGAAATATCTACCTGAGATTTCATGAGAAAAAAAGTTTCCAGGGATTCTCGGCCAGTTGCTGTGCGCAGGTTCCAATAAAGCCGATCCCCATAGCGCGTCAGGGAAAGTCCCGTGTAGGAAGCTTTAATGATACTAATAGACTGATCTTTCTGCCAGATCAAAGAATCGGCATACTGGTCCTGTTCATACCTGATGTGCAAACGCTGGTACCGTAATTTGGGTCCCTGGATCAGAAACCGTTGTTTCCCAACATATTTAGTAAGACCAAGACTCATTCCATTCCAATCGGTATAGGTGTGCATACGAAAGTTGGCAAATAAGCGCTTCTCACGAGAAAGTGGATGTGCATAACTCAGTCGTCCTCCCCAACTGTGTGAAGCATCCATGGGTAGGTATGAATTCAACTCCAATGATATCCGATGCCGATAATCACTGGGATAGGCAGGCCAGAGATCCATACCAAAACCGGAGTTCAACTTCAAACTGTAACGTTTATTACCATCCCAGTCTGACCAGGAGCCGGGGCTGATCGTAATCCGGAAAAACTCCCAATCTGGTAAGGCAACAAATGGTTGGACATAAATATTGCCTTTGATCCTGGGCCATTTATTGTTGTATCGGTAATATTCTGCCAATTTGTGATCCGGATCGAGGATGATTCTGGTATAGTCCTGTCCTATCACGGTAAGTGGCATAGCCTGGCCAAGAGCATAGTTGTAAACCGTACTATCGCCTGACCCGGTGATCATGAGAACATCACAGGGAAATGACCAACTGCCCTTCTGTTTCAGAAACACATCTGTTGAATCACCTCGCCGTCTCACTTTTGTCAATTCAACATCCATCC
Above is a window of Candidatus Neomarinimicrobiota bacterium DNA encoding:
- a CDS encoding phosphatase PAP2 family protein — protein: MEWVLSIRAEWLTPIMKIFTFLGDEEFFLLFLPLAYWLWRKDVMGRTGMVLLFTFVLNAVIKGIFEIPRPDVIEHLVHADDWSFPSGHSQGAMVLWGWLAWELKDKRAYAIAALLIAGVGFSRVYLGVHYPSDVFGGFAIGLITLFSYAWLLKLEPPGWLYLGPTRQSVILFVLLMGIFMLTPELSAVAIKGGATFIGFLTGYLHEKKYMSCSFKPGTSLVLSKIVLGFVGIILIWIGLKQVFISIGYATDMATFIRYALLGGWISYGAPYLFCHFGWNLENRKLAGRSR